ATTGAAGGGATTATTTTATGCAATTAAGCATCACTACCCTAAGAAACGTTTGCAAGCCAAAAGCCCGGCGGAGATTCTGCAAAAAGCAGGGATTTCAATTGATGGGCGAAGAAAATCTGCCGCCTGAAGGTTGGCTTTTTTAAAGCAAAATTCCTCCAGAAAAATCGCAGAAATGGCAGAACTATCTCAAGGATTCTCAATAAGAAAAGCCCTGTCTTCATATTGCGATAAATTAAGTTTTTAAATTTGCAAATATACCAGGGATTAAATAAAATCCTCTTTTACAAAGGGAATTTATTTATAGCAAAACAAGATTAAGGCAGGAATAAAACCTATTTTTTCATAAACGGTTTAAAATATAGAATCACTATTTTAAGCCATTCAAAATATACGATTTTTGTTACGCTAATTCATTGTTTCGCTATAGATGGGCGAAACCCCAAGACTTTATTCCAGTTAAACAGGTCGCAGATCAGTTTACAGTGAGCTTCTATCTGGTCCCATGTATAACCGTGGATAAAGGGTTCGTAAACCGTAGTCCAAAATGCAGAGAGCAAAATGTGCATTTCTTCTATGGAAATATCCACAAAAGTCAGCCCTCGTCTTTTGGCTTCCAGAAAATACTCATAGGTTTTAGTAGTCATGGTTTCCACAAAATCGTGCTGAAAATTAGCATACCGCGTTCCTCCGGCCCCCGAAATAAGCAACACAAATCCATCATGATGTTCATATAGAAACTGAAACCACGGCAGCATACTTTCGCCCATCTCCCATGCTTTGATAAGCGTATTGTCGGATAAAGTACACGCCTTGGCAGAGCTTCGTTTTTCCACAAAATTGTTAAGCGCCTCAACCGTATCGGCTACCACGGCACAAAATAAGTCTTCCTTTCCCTTATACCGCTTATATAATGCACCGGTGGTAACTCCTGCATCTTCACAGATGACTTTTAAGGAGGCTTTTTCAAAACCATGGGCAAGAAACTCTTCTTTTGCGCTCTCTATGATACGTGGGTCAATGGAACGATCCGGTTTGGACATTGATTTGCTGCACCTCCTTATGCTACTGATAATCCTATTATTGATAACTCGATTATCAGTCTAGCAGGCAGCATACACTTTGTCAAGTACCTTTTATCGGCTATTAGATATACTCTTTAACTTTCAAATAATTATTAAAGCCATGAACTGTAAATATGACTGTTTTTAGATATGGAAAAATACATAATACAATTGTGATTATATATTCATGTATAGTAAAATAGTTTAATTACAGTAACAAAAATCGTATATTTTGAATGGCTTAATATAAGCATTTCCACTATATTAGGCCGTTTACGAAAAATAGTTTTTGTTACTGCCTTAAGGCTGTTTTACCATAAATAAAAATTATATGGCTCCAAACCAAATTTTACCTGATTCTATTCATGAAAACCCTATTCATGATATAATGTGAATAAAGTCAGGCAAAATTAGGTTTTATTCTTGAATCCACTTTTCCCGGGGAAATGGATAAGCAGAGCTTACGGTTATGATATACTAAAATAAGAATTAAGCATAAAACCTATAAATACGAAAAAGAAAGGACCCATAAAAATGAAAATGGTAAAATTATCAGACAGGCTATCCCTTTCTGTACTAGTGCAGGGATTCTGGAGATTAAAAAGCTGGGAAATGACAACAAAAGAATTAACCGATTATATGAATTTATGTATAGAAAAAGGAGTAACTTCCTTCGATACGGCAGAGATTTATTCTGATACTCTTTGTGAGAAGCTTATGGGAGAAGCTTTTGAGCAGGATAAAACAATCAGAAACAAAATAC
This is a stretch of genomic DNA from Anaeropeptidivorans aminofermentans. It encodes these proteins:
- a CDS encoding TetR/AcrR family transcriptional regulator, which produces MSKPDRSIDPRIIESAKEEFLAHGFEKASLKVICEDAGVTTGALYKRYKGKEDLFCAVVADTVEALNNFVEKRSSAKACTLSDNTLIKAWEMGESMLPWFQFLYEHHDGFVLLISGAGGTRYANFQHDFVETMTTKTYEYFLEAKRRGLTFVDISIEEMHILLSAFWTTVYEPFIHGYTWDQIEAHCKLICDLFNWNKVLGFRPSIAKQ